From a region of the Erythrolamprus reginae isolate rEryReg1 unplaced genomic scaffold, rEryReg1.hap1 H_5, whole genome shotgun sequence genome:
- the LOC139155736 gene encoding osteopontin-like has protein sequence MKIAVLILCLFTVAFALPISKSSHHDDSKSAERKHDSRESEAHGHHHHHHHHSHSHENSQEHGSSHEHSQESPEHTSSQMNSQSLEDRDEITEQQTLLASSSKSHEDDDDDHSDASKDDDHPDSDESDESHETVTDFPTDAPFTDSVTNRGDVPAYEYRADVDLSLGRSGKFDSQDVSDEVDSTPDAESHEFAKSRSLESHESDDKSKLRDSNEVHSASHDTTSLEDHSPEKPESVEDSRDHSKVDLSLESVESPEQEKDHSEELRQLGSNPDDVSNQTLESAENHHSAEDQHSVEHHDSVEDNEVTL, from the exons ATGAAAATTGCGGTGCTTATCTTGTGTCTTTTCACTGTTGCCTTTGCCTTACCA ATCAGCAAGTCGAGCCATCATGACGATTCCAAGAGTGCGGAACGAAAACAT GACTCCAGAGAAAGTGAAGCTCACGGACAccaccatcatcaccaccaccattccCATAGCCATGAAAACAGTCAAGAACATGGAAGCAGTCATGAACATAGCCAAGAGTCTCCAGAACATACGTCTTCTCAAATG aACTCTCAGTCTTTGGAAGATCGGGACGAGATCACTGAGCAACAG ACTCTGTTGGCCTCTTCCAGCAAAAGCCATGAAGATGACGACGATGATCATAGTGATGCTTCCAAAGACGATGACCATCCAGATTCAGATGAGTCCGATGAGTCTCATGAAACCGTCACCGACTTTCCCACTGACGCCCCTTTCACTGATTCCGTCACCAACAGAGGAGACGTCCCAGCTTATGAATACAGGGCAGACGTTGACCTGAGCTTGGGGAGGTCTGGGAAG TTCGACTCTCAAGACGTTTCCGATGAAGTGGACAGCACCCCGGACGCCGAGAGCCACGAATTTGCTAAGTCCCGCTCTTTGGAAAGCCACGAAAGTGACGACAAAAGTAAGCTGAGGGACAGCAACGAAGTCCACAGCGCGTCTCACGACACCACAAGCCTGGAGGACCACAGCCCGGAGAAACCCGAGAGTGTGGAAGACAGCCGCGACCACAGCAAGGTGGACCTTTCCTTGGAAAGCGTCGAAAGCCCAGAGCAGGAGAAAGATCACAGTGAGGAGCTCCGACAGTTAGGCAGCAATCCCGACGACGTCAGCAACCAAACtttggaaagcgccgagaatcaCCACAGTGCCGAAGACCAGCACAGTGTCGAACATCACGACAGTGTTGAAGACAACGAGGTCACCCTCTAA